CTGCCAACAGCTCAGCCCGGTTCTAGAAGAGATCGTTAAAAACTACGACGTGGTTTTGGCCAAGGTGAACACCCAACAGGAGGTGGGATTGGTGCAACAGGCGGGGGTGCGATCGACCCCCGATGTGCGCTTGGTGCAAAGCGGCCGCGCAACGGATCAGTTTGTGGGTGCAGTGTCCGGCAACGAGGTACGCAGCTTCCTCACCCGCAACAGCGTGAACTTGTTGGCGGGGCCCAAATTTCTGGACTTGACCAACGACAGCGATAACCGCGTTATCCCCGTCAACAGTCTCAGTGAATATCCCAGCGGGGTGCGGGCCTTGGGGGGCAATGACACCGTGACTGGTTCCAGTGATGTGGATGTGCTGTTTGGCAATGCGGGCAATGATCTGTTGTTGGGCAACGATGCCAACGATGTGCTCAATGGCGGTGCTGATAATGATGTGCTGGATGGCGGCTTGGGCAATGATCTGCTGAGCGGCAACCGGGGCAACGATTCCCTGGTGGGCGGCGATGGCAATGACATCCTGCGGGGTGGTCGGGAGAACGACACGCTCTTGGGTGGTGATGGGGATGATGTGTTGTCCGGCGACTTTGGCACGGATGTGCTGACGGGGGGTGCGGGCCGAGATTTGTTTGTGCTGCGAGCTGAGGAAGCCGTGGCCGGAGCCGGGGTGCAAACGGTCGATCGAATTACGGATCTCAGCGTGAGCCAAGGAGATGTGGTGCTGTTGGCGGCAGATTTCGCCATTGCTGATGTGACGGTGACCGCTGGCAATGTGGACAACAGCGGAGCCGCCGATGCCATCATCAGCCGTACCTCCACCGGGGCCCTGTTGGGGGTGGTGCTGGATCAAACGCCGGATGTGGTGCGATCGGCCTTGCAGGTGATTCCGCCCTCTTCTCTCTAAACCGGCCCCGTTCGGGGGCTGGGGGCTGCTAGGCGATCGCCCTGGCAGCCCCTTTTGTTTGAGTTGGTCTGGATATCAGGCTGCCCCGGTTCCAAGGGAGGTTCCTAGAGCGGAGATGGTTAAAAACCAGTTACAAAACTGGACGCTGAATCGCCGCCACCGCCAACGAGAGGATCAGCCTTTCAGCGATCGGGCGATCGGCCAGCCTCCGTAGTTTCACGGCTGCCCCTCTCCGGATTTGCAACGCCCACGACAGTAAGAGTCATCAGGAGCGCGACGCAATCCAATCGCGACCCTGGCTGACCTTCACGACTCGCATCAGGGGCTTGAATCATGACCGCGCTTCAAACTTGCACCCGCATTGGCCAAAGCTTGACCCTCGTGGGCGTAATTCTGGGTTCGGCCGCCGTGATGCAACCGATCGATGGCCATTCGATCGATGCCGCGCTGGTGGCGGCCGTTGCGCCCCAAAGCGCCTCAGCCGCCCAGCCCACGCCTCCCGACAACGGTGGCCCCAGCCGCACCCAAGGCACGGGCACTCGCTAATTCTTGAGGGCAGGGGGTTCGGTTAGGGCCCTGCGTTAATGATTAAAATTTCAGTCTGAGCAAATTAATCAAAACTGGGACTGAAATCCAATGGCTATTAAGCTTTATGGCGGTGCGCGCAGCCGGGCCTCGATCGTGCAGTGGTACCTCGAAGAGTTGGGCCTAGACTACGAGTTCATTTTGCTGGACATGCAGGCCGGCGAACACCGCCAACCACCGCTGACGGAGATTAACCCCTTTGGCAAAGTGCCAGCCATTGAAGATGACGACTTCAAATTGTGGGAATCCGGTGCGATTTTGCTCTACTTGGATGCGAAGTACGGCCCCGAAAAATCCACGGAGCAGCGAGCAGTGGATCAACAATGGACGCTGTTTGCCAATTCCACCGTTGCCACCGGAATTTTTGTGGAAGCCAACCGCGATCGGGAAGCTCCGCGCTTGCTGGGCGGCATCAACGAGCTGTTGAGCCAGTCGTCCTATATCACGGGTGAAACTTTCGGGGTGGCCGATGTGGCCCTGGGGTCAATTTTGGCCTACATCCCCATGATGCTGAAGATGGATCTGTCGCCCTATCCAGCGCTGGGCGCTTACCTGAAACGACTGAGTGAGCGGCCGGCCTTCCACAAGGCGATCGGCTCGCGAGCTTAGACAGCACGGCCAGCCCAGGGATAGGGATCAACCTCAAGATCTCAACAAAAAATCCCAACAAATACGCAAAGGAAAGTGGGGGTCGATCGGGCGATCAACCCCCATGCTTTGTGCTCAATTCGTCATCAACCTGAACGGATTAGTTCGCTCACGCCCCGATCGCCCGCTGGTGGGTGGCAACGGGAATCGCAAGCATCACAGGAACTACTTGCCTTCCACAAACGCCTGGCAGCAACAGAAGGGTTGCGCGGCCGGCGCAGGCGTTGGCGTAGGGGTTGGCGCAGGGGTGGGAATCACCGTCTTGCTGCCGCAGATTACCTTTTGCAGCAGCCCCGTGAAACCGCTCAGGGCATCTTGCGAAGTGAAACCCTGCCCGCCGGTTTCCTTAGCCACACGGGCATATTCACCCTCGATTTCTTTTTTCACACTGGCCTTCACACCGGAAGTCCCCAAATAGGTGTGGACTTTCACCTTGGTTTGCTTGGCCGTGGCGATCGCCCGGTTGGCGGCTTCGATGTCTGCCTGATCCTGCTTGGCGTTCTCGTTGCCCCCTTCCAAGGACTCATCGCCCAGGAAGAAGACGGCCCGCGATGCGGCCGATCGCCAGTCAAAATTCAGGGACACATCTTCGATCGCCCTTGCGCCGTCCTCTTGGGCCCCGCCGCCGGCCACCGTGCCCACCTTGCGGCCCTTCAGCGCCGATTCCGACACCTTGGCCGTTTCCGTCAGGTAATTGCGCACGGTGCGATCGAACCGCGTTCCCTTAAACACCCCCTCAATTCCCAAATAGGTCACCCGCAAATCAGAAGGGCAACTGGTTTTGGCCGCCTCGATCGCCGCGCCTACCGCCTCACTCAGGGCCGTCGCCTCATCCTTCATCGACACGCTGGAATCGATCACCACCACCAGATCCACCTTGGGAATTGTCAAGACCTCCGTGGGCGAGGGCGTTGACACGGGGGCCGGTGCGGGAACCGGCGTGGCGGAGCCGCCCTGGCCGGTCATGGTGGCCGGAGCCAAGGTGGGCCATTGCAGCCGCTTTTGGGTTGAAACATCCCCATTGCCCCGGTGACCGGAAATGGGGCCCAGGCGGTTCGGTTGGGCTTGGCCAGCGGTCATGCCGTGGCTGTTGTAGGGATGGTTCCAGAGGTTGAAATCAAACCGATAGTGGGCCCCCTGCCAACCATTCGTCCAGTTGAAATTAATCAGTGCGCTGATATCCAGCGTGCCCGTCACCGGGTCGCTATACCAAAACGACAGCATCTTATTCGCCGTTCCGCCGGCCGACGTGCCGAAGTTGTATTGAATATCAACCCCGTCCGGCGGCCCTTCATAGGCAAAACAGCCCCGGCCATAAACCGAACCATCCGGATTCAAGGTGTGAAAAACAAAACTCGTGACCTGAGGCATAGCAGCAAATTCCTGTGAGGTTTGGGCTTGGTGATCGTGAAACGTTGGGCAGGCCGCTGACTGGTGAACCCCTAGGATTCAACGTAGGCCTGGCAGCAACAGAAGGGATGTTCAATGCGGCGCGGTGCGGGCTTGCTGCCGCAAATCACGTCTTGCAACAGGGCTTGGAAGCCCCGCAGCGCATCCTGGGAGGTGAAGGATTGACCGCCCGTTTCCCGAGCCACCCTGGCGTATTCCCCTTCAATTTCCCGGCGCACTTTGTCTTTCACCGAGGAAGTTCCAAGATAGGTATGCACCCGCACGCCAGCTTCCTTGGCCACCGCGATCGCGAGGTTAGCGGCTTCGATGTCTCCTTGATCTTGCTTGGCATCCTGGTTCCCGCCATCCAAGGACTCATCGCCCAGGAAGAACAGGGCCCGCCCA
This Limnothrix sp. FACHB-406 DNA region includes the following protein-coding sequences:
- a CDS encoding VWA domain-containing protein, with protein sequence MPQVTSFVFHTLNPDGSVYGRGCFAYEGPPDGVDIQYNFGTSAGGTANKMLSFWYSDPVTGTLDISALINFNWTNGWQGAHYRFDFNLWNHPYNSHGMTAGQAQPNRLGPISGHRGNGDVSTQKRLQWPTLAPATMTGQGGSATPVPAPAPVSTPSPTEVLTIPKVDLVVVIDSSVSMKDEATALSEAVGAAIEAAKTSCPSDLRVTYLGIEGVFKGTRFDRTVRNYLTETAKVSESALKGRKVGTVAGGGAQEDGARAIEDVSLNFDWRSAASRAVFFLGDESLEGGNENAKQDQADIEAANRAIATAKQTKVKVHTYLGTSGVKASVKKEIEGEYARVAKETGGQGFTSQDALSGFTGLLQKVICGSKTVIPTPAPTPTPTPAPAAQPFCCCQAFVEGK
- a CDS encoding thioredoxin domain-containing protein yields the protein MSSKVDITAQNFQTEVVSKSSEKPVVLYFSSPTCSACQQLSPVLEEIVKNYDVVLAKVNTQQEVGLVQQAGVRSTPDVRLVQSGRATDQFVGAVSGNEVRSFLTRNSVNLLAGPKFLDLTNDSDNRVIPVNSLSEYPSGVRALGGNDTVTGSSDVDVLFGNAGNDLLLGNDANDVLNGGADNDVLDGGLGNDLLSGNRGNDSLVGGDGNDILRGGRENDTLLGGDGDDVLSGDFGTDVLTGGAGRDLFVLRAEEAVAGAGVQTVDRITDLSVSQGDVVLLAADFAIADVTVTAGNVDNSGAADAIISRTSTGALLGVVLDQTPDVVRSALQVIPPSSL
- a CDS encoding glutathione S-transferase family protein, coding for MAIKLYGGARSRASIVQWYLEELGLDYEFILLDMQAGEHRQPPLTEINPFGKVPAIEDDDFKLWESGAILLYLDAKYGPEKSTEQRAVDQQWTLFANSTVATGIFVEANRDREAPRLLGGINELLSQSSYITGETFGVADVALGSILAYIPMMLKMDLSPYPALGAYLKRLSERPAFHKAIGSRA